In Brassica napus cultivar Da-Ae chromosome A3, Da-Ae, whole genome shotgun sequence, the sequence TTAGCCTCTTCTTTGTTCCCACGTTCGAGGATGGAGTTCGGCGTCTCCGGCAAGAAAAACGACCCCACGAGCAAAATAGAGGCCGGAACCGCGGCTAGGCCTAGAGATAATCTCCATCCCACTCCGTTCTTGAGGTTCGGGGTTATGTAGTTGACGATGTTGGCTGCTAAGATCCCCATCGTGATTGCTAACTGGAAAGCCATGTTGAGAGCTCCTCTGATCTTAGCGGGAGCCATCTCAGAGAGGTAGAGAGGAACAGCTTGGTTAACGAATCCGACGCCTACACCGAGAAGCAGCCTCCCGATGATCAGCATCTCGAGGCTGATAGCAAAACCGTTGAGAAGAGCTCCGGAGAGAAACGCGAGGCCTCCTATGGTCATCGAGACCTTACGACCAAAGAGCCTTGTGATGGATGAAGCGAGGAATGATGCGAATAGAGCAGCGAGGTAGAGAGATGAGGTGAAGAGGGTGAGCAGCTCGTTGTCGTATTTGCAGTATTCTGTTTCGCGTCCTGTTTCGTTTTGCATTTGACGTAGCATGTCTGGGAAGAATCTCGTTAGAAACTCCTCCATTGATGTTACTCCTCCTACAAACATATTCACCATGAGAACAatcaacataataaaatatatatatatatatatatatgtttcttggTAGGCAAGAAACAAACCTGAGATACCGATATCGTAACCGAAGAGGAGACCGCCCATTGCAGCCACAATGCAGGCAATTACGACAAAAGAGGTCACACGGccttcttcatattcttctcTATGGCCACTATCAGCTACAAAAAATCCTCCTCCCACTCCCATGGACGCGGACGattaagcaaacaaaaaaatgcaGCGTTTTAGGGGCTCTAGCTAGATGATTATGGTTGCTCGAGCGATcaagaaggcaagaagaagtCAAGTTTTCTCGTCTTTATAATACAAACAAatagaagagaaaaagagattGTTCTTCCGAAAACTCCTTTCTTGCTTCTTGATCGTTCTTGAATTCCTTGGTAAAAGTTGTCTGAATATTTATTCACAATCTTGGATGAGTTTATTAAGACTATTTTGGGATTGTTACCCATTCTGTCTAAATACATAAACATCTATTTTCAGTGAAAATCCTTAATAAACCCATCAGATATTACAAATATACTAATCTGGATCCTTCTTTATGTGCAATCAATAACCTAATTTGAGTTATTCACTCTTTCTTTAGCCTGACAGGTTAATTTGAGTTTAAGCTGGCCATTTAAAAATCGCGTTAGTGTTTGGAATCTCATGGGGGCTTTTCAGCTGGCCAACTGTTCTCAAGACAACATCAAATTTTTAACAGAATCTTTACTGTGAAATATCAGAGAACAACAACTTTTTGCCAATGTTAATAAACATTATTGTATCCAGCGAAACATGATATGTAAACAGTTAACCTCTATTTGGCAAAtgtgtgatgatgatgattgaccaacaaatattaccaaaaaaaatataaatgtaatgatgatttattatataaataaggTTTCATTGTGCTTCTCAAGTGAATTGTACTTCAAACAAGGTTCCATAACCACACCAAAACAGACACAAAATAAGACATCAACTGGCCAATTAAAATAGGTAATAAGAGATAGAAATGATacttcattcattcatttgtCTCCTGATAGTAAGAGTAAAAATGGCCGAGGATTAATTATCGTTTTGAAGATTAGGCTGGGCAAGCTGGAGGTGGTAATTAGGATCAATCTCGGAAGGAAGCGTAGCTAGCTGAAGAACACTGTTTGGTGGTTGCTGCTGCTGATGCTCATTATAGTACTGAACCTGCTCTAGAAACTGTTGATATTCCCCTGGTTTGGTCTCTATCCCAGCTTGCTGAAACTCCATCGCCGTACCATGCTCATGAAGCTgcaatataatatacatattgtCATTCAATCTTGCAAACAAATTAAACATTCTCTAGCTTATAATAACCAAACTTACCCGACGGTACATATTGCTGTTATCAACTTCTAGCATCCGCCTCTAAAAACATGCATAAAACATGGTATTAATCCCGCTCTATGAAGATCATTTTTAGATGAAATCTGTAGTAATAAAATGAGTGATTCGAGAAGCGACCTTTCTGCTTAGATTCTCCAACTGTTGCTGCAGCAACTCATTCTTCAATATATTAACATTATAGATAGAAAAGAGAGAAATCAGACAAAAACGGTAATGAAATATAGGTTTAAGAGAATATATTGATATGGCCATATATGTTACGTTACCTTACGCTCACGGACTTTAAGGACAGAATGTTCGAGCTGCTGCTCTAGTGCATCGAGCTCGTGTGGAGGAATGGAGGCTAAGTCATGTCCATGGTATGGACGCTGACGGAGCTCAAGCTTACATGTCTCTCTTCTTAGTACTTCAATCTCCTGGTACAGTTCCTCCTATATACACACAAAAACTCCATACTAAATTAGATtcttgtgaattttttttttaatttttgttgttttgaatTGCTAAAGACCAAATGAATAAATGTGCGTATATATATTCTACCTGGCCGTCATTAGGGTCAGGAAGTCGCAATCCGTTAGTCTGCAGGTATCGCTCAATGAGCTGAGGCATCCTGTTCAATAATATTGGTAATTATGAAATGTGATCAAATTTGTATATTCAATCTCACAACGTCAAGACTTCGATAATCAATGGAGGAACACAAAACTCAAATAACGAATCTAACTCTCAAGATTATGAtcgatatataaattatatatactttgacaaacaaagacaaaatgattaatatatattctgGCAAAAAGAATATCGgttacaagaaaacaaaattaaaaggtGTTTTCCACTCTTTGTTTTGTGAAAGAAAACTTAAAACTAGTAGCATACATTTCTTCTCACATTGTAGGGCAATATGTGAATAAGTTTGTCGTCTGGTTTAGAAATTGGATCTAAAATTTCTAATTAGcacatatttataattaattgtacTTGAATCGAATTATTAAACAAGACTTATATATAGGTATGTTTGTATACGTTGTAATTATTACTCagtattttacaaaacacaaaCTGAGATCTTTTTATGAGAAAGGTTGTTCAAGAAATGTCAAATCTTTGCAGATCTCTTTGCTCATCAGGTGTGGAAAATATAGAATTTGACCCATCTATACCAttaatgattatatatatacatgcatgtacgcatatatacaaataaatactaCAAGAAtaaaatatactccctccgttttttaatataagtcgttttagaggaatttttttgttccaaattatatgtcgttttcgattttctatgtagaatttactaataattaatgttgtatgaccaatggtaatatatcttctatttttctattggttcaattgtggttaggtaaataattaatgatgtttttgtttagaaaatataagaaattaatggttttcttaatctacgtgTATAGCtataaaacgacttatattaaaaaacggagggagtatatagcATCAGAGAGATTCTTAACTTCTGGACCaaattaaaatcttaaaacattTTCATGGTACCTGCTACTTCAGAAACTAATGATGAAAACTGTCTGTGTTCATCACAAGCACGAGGAGATATCATATCCTcatttaattagattaaatactgttgaccaaacaaaaaaaaaaagatatcaatACATACACATGTATGAATAGATCtcagaaaccctaatttgaGAGAGAAAAGGAGCTAACTTGGAAGGGTCGGAGCAGTACTCGGTGAGCTTTCCGGTTGCGGAGAAGACGATGAGACCGATGTGAGCATCGCAGAGAACAGAGAGCTCATGAGTCTTCTTGATAAGACCACTTCTTCTTTTGGAGAAGGTCACTTGTCTTGATGTCCGATTCTCTATCCTCTTTATTTCGATCTTCCCTCTTCCCATCTCTCCTCTCTTCCTCTTATTCActccttcctcttcctcctgATTCAAATGTTTTTATGAGGTCAAAAGTTAGATCAACTAAAAAGAAATCTCTAACTAATTAACTAGAAAAcgaacaaaaaaacaacaaaaatataaaaccctAGAGTTAATTACAGGATTCATTTCAATGATAGTTTGATTCTTGAATCTTGATGTGTGAACTAGAGAGAAGCGAGAGAATGTGTGTGCGTGGGTTATATAGTGTGAAATATATAGAGATAGAGAGTGAAAGAATGAAGAACAAAAAAGGAGAAGACAGTCTTTTAAAGTACTTTTTGTTGAGTTGTGTTCTTCTAAGGATCTGGAAATGGAGATCAGTAGTATATGAGGTTGGATGACACTAAGAGGAGAGAGGTTAATGGCTTAATGCTGAAGAATATGCTTAATTACTCTTTCTATTTTCTCTATAACTccgtgtgtttttttttgggttttattaAGCTTAAAGATTACAAGATTGCATCAATTATAGCGTGTGGTTTCATCGACCATCTTACCATTTActataattctatttttttttgtcaaatctaCAATTCTATAACCACGTAGCGGTGGGCTAGTGGTACCCAGTTGAGTTAAGCGTCGTGCCGTTTGGCTGCGCGTCCCTGGGTTCGACTCGCCCCTAAATCCTATGTGGCCACGGAGTCCTTTACGCCACTTAAAGGTATTAGCGCAGGCTGGCTCCGGGCCAGGGATGACTACGGGTTGCGGACAGCTCCTTGAAAGTGGTTACGGGCTGCGGAACAtccctgttaaaaaaaaaaattctctatatGCTAATATTTTCATGTCTTTTTCTTCTCCTctcttacatatatatattttataagtttttctCTATAAATTGGAGAgtgaaaataatgtttatataaGGCTTACCTATTTCAACATCAACAACTTCTTAGGGTTAGTTAATTTACATGTTACTGCTAATATCGTAAAAAtaaactctatatatatgtgtgtgctataatatggtttaaatttctatatGTGTTTGTGCGCTAATATcgttaaaaacattatatatctccctttttattttatctgtAAAGTGAATTACTCAAGATATTATACCACACACTTAACTtcaaattaagtaaataaaaaataaaaagttaaatagtTAGTTGTAATCTCTAATGGCAGTTATGGTAATTTCTTGAGCAGTCCCTTTTCAGTcaaatttaaaccattaattTCTTTGATCTGCCATGCATGACGCAATCGTATA encodes:
- the LOC125607076 gene encoding protein TRANSPARENT TESTA 16-like isoform X3, with translation MNPEEEEGVNKRKRGEMGRGKIEIKRIENRTSRQVTFSKRRSGLIKKTHELSVLCDAHIGLIVFSATGKLTEMPQLIERYLQTNGLRLPDPNDGQEELYQEIEVLRRETCKLELRQRPYHGHDLASIPPHELDALEQQLEHSVLKVRERKNELLQQQLENLSRKRRMLEVDNSNMYRRLHEHGTAMEFQQAGIETKPGEYQQFLEQVQYYNEHQQQQPPNSVLQLATLPSEIDPNYHLQLAQPNLQNDN
- the LOC125607076 gene encoding protein TRANSPARENT TESTA 16-like isoform X4 — translated: MGRGKIEIKRIENRTSRQVTFSKRRSGLIKKTHELSVLCDAHIGLIVFSATGKLTEYCSDPSKMPQLIERYLQTNGLRLPDPNDGQEELYQEIEVLRRETCKLELRQRPYHGHDLASIPPHELDALEQQLEHSVLKVRERKNELLQQQLENLSRKRRMLEVDNSNMYRRLHEHGTAMEFQQAGIETKPGEYQQFLEQVQYYNEHQQQQPPNSVLQLATLPSEIDPNYHLQLAQPNLQNDN
- the LOC125607076 gene encoding protein TRANSPARENT TESTA 16-like isoform X2 — protein: MNPEEEEGVNKRKRGEMGRGKIEIKRIENRTSRQVTFSKRRSGLIKKTHELSVLCDAHIGLIVFSATGKLTEYCSDPSKMPQLIERYLQTNGLRLPDPNDGQEELYQEIEVLRRETCKLELRQRPYHGHDLASIPPHELDALEQQLEHSVLKVRERKQQLENLSRKRRMLEVDNSNMYRRLHEHGTAMEFQQAGIETKPGEYQQFLEQVQYYNEHQQQQPPNSVLQLATLPSEIDPNYHLQLAQPNLQNDN
- the LOC125607076 gene encoding protein TRANSPARENT TESTA 16-like isoform X1, which produces MNPEEEEGVNKRKRGEMGRGKIEIKRIENRTSRQVTFSKRRSGLIKKTHELSVLCDAHIGLIVFSATGKLTEYCSDPSKMPQLIERYLQTNGLRLPDPNDGQEELYQEIEVLRRETCKLELRQRPYHGHDLASIPPHELDALEQQLEHSVLKVRERKNELLQQQLENLSRKRRMLEVDNSNMYRRLHEHGTAMEFQQAGIETKPGEYQQFLEQVQYYNEHQQQQPPNSVLQLATLPSEIDPNYHLQLAQPNLQNDN